In Rhizoctonia solani chromosome 7, complete sequence, one DNA window encodes the following:
- a CDS encoding vacuolar protein sorting-associated protein 8, with protein MSVPQSPSTDTPEAAQNNLNAHDNVFDEEELTSGQNNAADNRDYTTRMDEILEDDNDEQVGSDEEPFKYAGVDASVEATMDYNSQLHDILGPDDEAGEQEVEVELRQFDDSDEFETQGLAQGDLHGYPITNSKPISLPVSPQRVTSPEPQDPLKRPAFLHPHVSRLRSFVPQDRHSSASQASYASQRSASGLPALSAAPSHFSAISRSSSRSRLSDNSQKPIRDAFRWTTLDTASSLTHSTSLYGRATVLAANGLICLGTSSSRALIFDFRQQLKHVITPPNTLTTHPGAVTAIALSTDHTYVAVGHGRGHVFLYDLSSPQTPARTVEPVSLKAVLAGRKEGHLIDTPVIHVSFVGARHTAIVTADAAGLAFYHSLGKLFFVEASDVVRILGRYPTPVEAPIGPATEARLRPDVKGKGKSADNAAHARIPTTAIVRVASLPLGTIQHSTDGYQIQALITPSKLIVVGFKPSPKTWFRRHNPNQGSRNEPLLAWFPAYTTSNSISKQSDTGRGKVGSIASPVLVYTWGNILHFLGVKEDRITQRVRDEKKGKIDRLEVGTLVFNELKTIDLGEHEQVRALQWLNTQQLLVVVRPTALLVYDVPSGNKVESVDLDHSWLHPVMFTPQMPSSVSHNVKVYKGKTFLLGQDELRVGTLLSWADHILNRVKSGDFIGSIDLAREYYTSTAPGSTYGLPPDPRPVVGAKLLELMSSSAQFAFSEQRMREGSGANSDPTLYPRLVESCAKACMAMGDMSFFYDDLWEDYAEHGIGAIFLDTLIPLVLDNMVPSDVPPVVSQRLVEYCDERGEHKQAEKLIWHIEPECLDVNHAIGLCKRHALYDALIYVYNAGLHDYVSPIVEFLSLIRDIQKRRREDSGSEALETYLEEAVPNAYKVYDYLNNILTGLSYPSKRRMDNGVDQAKASVYSFLCFGRSSTWAGKLVLTAEEDGGVEPPYPYLRQLLRFDAEALLNSLDLAFEDSYLNGPDEAVSRQVIINILLDVLASPPTTGSSNLSASATSFIRIFIARNVPKYPQFIHISPSALHRILVALASDSDSETREDCQLAAEFLLSVYNPTGATELRELFKRAGFFRILRSMYRTEKQWVLLAEAYLQDPSVGAHELFTNLNEILERTRSQKDRFDEILALIQNYLHPLVQLGLIQTAYLLDKFAPSLHVQAAELLKAEHLRFKYLRALVQPHLAWEVDDDEQEAIHIAPPPSQHLDASLQREYLSLMCQEEPETILPLLESDSGASFGVEQIIDICSQHKMFNVIVWAIGRESGAAPAIKQLEEFQQNQTAEIIQWISAADDSFHNGDYPVEPMGRLNALSKTGVRLCEQAKQEDLWFQLLRAQIRSVQSVVSIGSIALERAQLPINELRATIQATFSALTAQSSSQQLSFPRLFRRLLDSSQEELMPTKNTYTEFRLILTGMLETYRAEGDVLGITQRLVEQDLFEVMNEHVLARRRGWRSAAPICAGCNSEFNLKQDTNLQGGSTGGENSMADSSQLMLMASGIIYHQACAPVSVA; from the exons ATGTCTGTGCCCCAGTCTCCATCCACTGACACCCCAGAAGCGGCGCAAAACAATTTAAATGCGCATGATAATGTATTCGACGAAGAGGAACTCACTAGTGGTCAGAATAACGCCGCCGATAACCGCGATTACACGACACGAATGGATGAAATTCTAGAGGATGATAACGATGAGCAGGTTGGCAGTGATGAAGAACCGTTCAAATACGCCGGAGTAGATGCGTCAGTAGAGGCAACCATGGATTACAACTCTCAGCTTCACGATATTCTCGGGCCAGATGATGAAGCTGGAGAGCAAGAAGTTGAAGTCGAGCTTCGACAGTTCGATGATTCAGATGAGTTTGAAACCCAAGGACTCGCGCAAGGCGATTTA CATGGGTACCCTATAACCAATTCAAAGCCAATCTCATTACCAGTGTCACCTCAACGTGTAACCTCTCCTGAACCTCAAGATCCACTCAAACGCCCAGCTTTCTTGCATCCCCATGTATCTCGGCTTCGCTCTTTCGTACCTCAAGATCGACATTCATCAGCTTCCCAGGCTAGTTACGCGTCGCAGCGTTCAGCCAGCGGATTGCCCGCACTTTCTGCCGCTCCATCTCACTTTTCCGCTATATCTCGATCTTCTTCAAGGTCTAGGCTATCTGATAACTCCCAAAAACCCATTCGGGACGCTTTCAGGTGGACAACGCTCGATACCGCTAGCAGTCTAACACACTCCACCTCCTTGTACGGGCGTGCGACTGTTCTGGCGGCGAACGGCTTAATATGCCTGGGAACTTCTTCATCGCGTGCACTTATATTTGATTTTCGACAACAATTGAAGCATGTCATCACGCCCCCAAATACATTGACCACGCATCCTGGTGCTGTAACCGCCATTGCCCTATCGACAGACCACACCTATGTCGCCGTTGGACACGGCAGGGGACATGTATTCCTGTATGATCTTTCAAGCCCTCAAACTCCAGCACGTACTGTGGAACCTGTCTCACTCAAAGCTGTTCTCGCTGGTCGCAAAGAAGGGCATCTCATCGACACTCCTGTAATTCATGTCAGTTTCGTTGGCGCCAGACATACAGCAATCGTTACTGCTGATGCCGCGGGACTAGCGTTCTACCACAGCCTCGGGAAGCTCTTTTTTGTCGAAGCAAGCGACGTAGTTAGAATTCTAGGTCGCTATCCAACACCTGTGGAGGCACCCATTGGTCCCGCTACTGAAGCACGTCTTCGGCCTGACGTGAAAGGAAAGGGAAAGTCTGCTGATAACGCAGCACATGCCCGCATACCAACGACTGCCATCGTTCGAGTTGCATCTCTGCCCCTTGGGACTATACAACATTCAACAGATGGGTATCAAATCCAAGCTTTGATCACCCCCTCAAAATTAATAGTCGTTGGGTTTAAGCCATCTCCCAAAACTTGGTTTAGACGCCATAATCCAAATCAAGGGTCGAGGAATGAGCCATTGCTGGCCTGGTTTCCTGCCTATACGACGTCCAATAGTATCAGTAAACAAAGCGACACTGGACGCGGGAAAGTCGGTTCTATTGCTTCCCCAGTTCTCGTCTATACCTGGGGGAACATTCTTCATTTTCTCGGAGTCAAAGAGGATCGCATCACCCAACGCGTGCGAGACGAGAAGAAGGGGAAAATCGACAGGCTCGAAGTTGGGACGTTGGTATTTAACGAACTAAAGACTATTGATTTGGGCGAACATGAACAAGTTAGGGCGCTTCAGTGGCTCAATACTCAG CAATTACTTGTGGTGGTACGGCCCACTGCTCTCCTTGTTTACGACGTACCAAGTGGTAACAAAGTAGAGAGTGTGGACTTAGACCACAGCTGGTTACACCCTGTGATGTTTACACCTCAAATGCCGTCATCCGTATCCCACAACGTGAAAGTTTACAAAGGCAAGACATTCTTGTTG GGGCAAGACGAGCTACGGGTCGGGACTCTTCTCTCGTGGGCAGACCACATCCTGAACCGCGTTAAATCGGGTGATTTTATTGGTTCCATCGATCTGGCACGAGAATACTATACCTCTACCGCACCAGGGAGCACCTATGGTCTTCCCCCAGATCCCAGACCCGTAGTTGGAGCTAAATTGCTGGAACTAATGTCATCTTCCGCCCAATTCGCGTTTTCGGAGCAGCGTATGCGGGAGGGCAGTGGTGCCAATAGCGACCCGACTCTTTATCCTCGCTTAGTGGAATCATGTGCAAAGGCTTGCATGGCTATGGGCGATATGTCATTCTTCTATGACGATCTATGGGAAGACTATGCCGAACATGGGATTGGTGCAATATTTTTGGATACTCTCATACCCTTGGTGCTGGATAACATGGTCCCATCTGATGTCCCACCTGTCGTATCACAGCGCCTAGTGGAATATTGCGACGAGCGAGGTGAACATAAGCAGGCCGAAAAGCTGATATGGCATATTGAACCTGAATGCTTGGATGTGAACCATGCGATTGGCCTTTGCAAGCGACACGCCTTGTACGATGCACTCATATATGTTTACAACGCTGGTTTGCACGATTATGTCTCTCCAATCGTCGAATTCCTATCGCTGATCAGAGACATTCAGAAACGGCGAAGAGAAGATTCCGGGTCGGAGGCACTGGAGACATACTTGGAAGAAGCTGTTCCAAATGCATATAAAGTCTACGACTATCTAAATAACATATTGACCGGTCTTTCGTATCCTTCCAAGCGCCGTATGGACAATGGGGTCGATCAAGCTAAAGCAAGCGTGTACTCTTTTTTATGCTTCGGAAGGTCGAGCACCTGGGCCGGAAAACTTGTACTCACCGCGGAGGAAGACGGAGGAGTGGAGCCACCCTATCCCTACCTTCGACAATTGCTCCGGTTCGATGCGGAGGCCCTGCTAAATTCGCTAGACCTTGCTTTCGAAGACTCGTATCTCAACGGCCCCGATGAGGCAGTCAGCCGACAAGTGATTATAAACATCCTTCTGGATGTGCTTGCATCGCCTCCAACTACAGGTTCATCGAATCTATCAGCTAGCGCCACCAGTTTCATCCGAATATTTATCGCCCGTAATGTCCCAAAATATCCTCAGTTTATACATATTTCCCCTAGCGCTCTTCATCGCATACTCGTCGCCCTTGCCTCCGATTCTGATTCCGAGACCCGAGAAGATTGCCAACTAGCCGCGGAATTCTTGCTTTCGGTCTATAACCCAACTGGCGCGACCGAATTGCGCGAGCTATTTAAGCGTGCCGGATTTTTCCGCATCCTTCGCTCTATGTATCGCACAGAAAAGCAGTGGGTGCTACTGGCGGAAGCGTACCTACAAGACCCTAGCGTCGGCGCTCATGAACTATTTACGAACTTGAACGAGATACTGGAACGGACACGATCCCAGAAGGACCGGTTTGACGAAATCCTTGCTTTGATCCAAAACTACTTGCACCCCCTGGTGCAACTCGGCTTAATTCAAACAGCCTACCTGCTCGACAAATTCGCACCTTCCTTACACGTTCAAGCTGCCGAACTACTTAAAGCAGAGCACCTACGTTTCAAGTACTTGCGTGCTTTAGTACAGCCACATCTGGCATGGGAAGTAGATGATGATGAACAGGAGGCGATTCACATCGCCCCGCCTCCCTCGCAACATTTAGACGCTAGTTTACAACGAGAATATCTCTCGCTTATGTGCCAGGAGGAACCAGAGACTATCCTTCCATTGCTAGAATCCGACTCTGGAGCTTCTTTCGGCGTAGAGCAAATAATTGACATCTGCTCCCAACACAAAATGTTTAACGTCATCGTATGGGCAATCGGTCGCGAAAGTGGGGCAGCACCCGCCATCAAGCAACTGGAAGAATTCCAACAAAACCAGACGGCGGAAATCATCCAGTGGATATCTGCCGCAGATGATTCCTTCCACAATGGAGACTATCCTGTGGAGCCCATGGGCAGATTGAATGCGCTGTCAAAAACAGGTGTGCGTCTCTGCGAGCAAGCCAAGCAGGAAGACCTTTGGTTCCAACTACTTCGCGCCCAAATTCGTAGCGTCCAGAGTGTTGTATCTATAGGCTCTATTGCCCTAGAACGAGCACAGTTGCCCATCAATGAGCTACGCGCAACTATTCAAGCTACATTTTCCGCACTGACTGCACAATCGTCGTCCCAACAACTCTCCTTCCCCAGGCTTTTCCGGCGTCTCCTAGACTCAAGCCAAGAAGAGCTTATGCCAACGAAAAATACCTATACAGAGTTTCGACTCATTTTGACTGGTATGCTCGAAACATATCGGGCCGAAGGCGATGTATTGGGCATAACCCAACGGCTAGTAGAGCAGGACTTATTTGAGGTTATGAACGAACACGTGCTTGCACGGCGCCGAGGTTGGCGAAGCGCTGCTCCTATATGCGCTGGGTGTAATTCTGAGTTCAATCTTAAACAAGACACTAATCTTCAAGGTGGCTCCACAGGTGGCGAAAACAGTATGGCAGACTCTAGTCAGCTAATGCTTATGGCATCAGGCATTATATACCATCAAGCCTGCGCTCCTGTATCAGTAGCCTAG
- a CDS encoding phosphoribosylformylglycinamidine synthase, with the protein MCGKTDHLAKNCPLRRPEAAKESVYFGGEHMGGADEDDFHTLRRRNADVDKEERTEQYIARTAKRESKDRPQNPRLSLSDWAYGNGLLFWLFGILDHPPSVKILQIIRRSLLHELSGCLEFLRQYKVESMITLQGSSPFSATRLAGILQSAQKHIPSLESIDATYIHFVKFKGPAEEKTLVDSNSLERQILDALLLYGDDIVTPETRQALVRPEDSQIGTTVAYVYPRAGSISPWSSKATDIAHMCRLDAHVDRLERGIAIVFHSSDKHQLSLSAISPISHLLHDRMTQTLSLQAPVFDDIFVEHAPGSLRTVDLVGATNARETLSKANKELGLALAVDEIDYLADAFVDGPNPLARNPTDAELFMFAQVNSEHCRHKIFNADWTIDGKKHDHSLFQMIRNTERINGANTISAYSDNAAVLRGSTAPRFAPRPDGEYTSEVEDIPMLIKVETHNHPTAVSPFPGAATGSGGEIRDEGAVGRGSKPKAGLSGFAVSDLRIPGFIQPWEADFGYPSHIATSLDIMIEAPLGASAFNNEFGRPALGGYFRTFSQRVSGQDWGYHKPIMIAGGYGNVRPKFALKTGVLPGAALIVLGGPGMLIGLGGGAASSLASGASSAELDFASVQRENPEMQRRCQQVIDACVALGDANPILSIHDVGAGGLSNALPELVHDSDLGARIEIRDILVADGSMSPMEIWCNESQERYVLGVKQEDLPQFKQIALRERCPYSVVGIATEEQRLIVSDRIHGDTSIIDLSMSTLFGKPPKMSRADAHPPQSTSNFDTSLATHVSSSSLTSQISDAVDRVLRLPSVGSKSFLITIGDRTITGLVTRDQMVGPWQTPVSDVSVTRTSYGFDVLTGEAMAMGERTPVAILNPAASARMAIAESLTNLAAASVESISKVKLSANWMCAASRAGQGAALYAAVQAVGLELCPALGVGIPVGKDSMSMSMKWKKDEENMDVSAPLSLIVTAFTPVDNVRNTWTPALRGDILEPTVLVFVDLANGKQRLGGSSLAQVYAQVGNETPDVENAAILRGFFTGCYELKSTSPSIVLAYHDRSDGGLLTTLVEMAFAGRSGFNVLLESIAQNEESIIPALFNEELGGLFQIREADVQKFKAILAKHEVGSNLVHVLGLVNQSSQDISITYHSNIIISSTRPELQRKWAETSYKMQLLRDYPRAADEEYSTISDEAETGLRYDLTFPEPQPSLTPASGPKVAILREQGVNGQIEMAWAFAAAGFTSIDVHMSDIIAGTVDLSGFRGVAACGGFSYGDVLGAGNGWAKSILLHDGARKQFTDFFARKDTFALAVCNGCQLFSQLKTIIPGAESWPSFKPNQSERFEARVSMLAIEDTPQTRNSVFLRHMRGSKLPVAVAHGEGRATFSDDPSNFVDAGLAPLRYVDSTSKPTQKYPANPNGSVAAVAGVQTPDGRVLALMPHPERIVTLESNSWYPPSIADWKVGPWYRLFLSAREWCQ; encoded by the exons ATGTGCGGGAAAACAGATCATTTGGCCAAAAATTGTCCACTGCGAAGACCTG AAGCCGCCAAAGAGAGCGTTTATTTTGGCGGAGAACACATGGGTGGTGCAGACGAAGACGACTTTCACACTCtaagaagaagaaatgcgGACGTTGATAAAGAGGAACGAACAGAACAGTATATAGCACGAACCGCCAAGAGAGAA TCAAAAGACCGACCGCAAAACCCAAGGTTGTCGCTTTCTGATTGGGCGTACGGGAATGGTTTACTTTTTTGGCTATTTGGAATTCTGGATCACCCTCCATCGGTCAAAATTTTGCAAATTA TCCGACGATCTCTGCTCCACGAGCTCTCTGgctgccttgagtttctgCGCCAATATAAAGTA GAGAGTATGATCACCCTTCAAGGATCTTCGCCGTTTTCGGCTACAAGGTTGGCCGGAATTCTTCAGTCAGCTCAGAAGCACATACCCTCTCTTGAGAGCATCGATGCGACTTATATTCATTTCGTCAAATTTAAAGGACCCGCCGAAGAAAAGACTTTGGTTGACAGCAACTCCCTGGAGCGTCAAATCCTGGACGCCTTGCTTCTTTATGGCGATGATATCGTTACTCCTGAAACCCGGCAAGCGCTTGTACGACCTGAAGACTCTCAAATCGGCACTACAGTTGCTTATGTCTACCCAAGAGCGGGCTCGATATCCCCGTGGTCTAGCAAGGCAACCGATATTGCTCATATGTGCAGACTTGATGCTCACGTTGATCGCTTAGAACGAGGCATTGCAATCGTCTTCCACAGCTCCGATAAACATCAGCTTTCTCTTAGTGCTATTTCACCCATCTCTCACCTCCTGCATGATAGAATGACTCAGACTTTATCTCTCCAAGCACCGGTCTTCGACGACATTTTTGTAGAGCACGCACCTGGTAGTCTGCGAACGGTTGATCTAGTTGGGGCTACAAATGCCCGTGAAACACTCTCCAAAGCAAACAAAGAACTTGGCCTTGCTTTAGCTGTGGATGAAATCGATTACCTGGCCGACGCGTTCGTAGACGGCCCGAATCCTCTGGCTCGTAATCCCACCGATGCAGAACTCTTCATGTTTGCTCAAGTCAACTCTGAGCATTGTCGCCACAAAATCTTCAACGCGGACTGGACAATCGACGGAAAGAAGCACGATCATTCTTTATTCCAAATGATTCGCAATACCGAACGCATTAACGGTGCAAACACTATTTCCGCATACTCGGACAACGCTGCAGTCCTGCGCGGGTCTACTGCCCCGCGTTTTGCTCCTCGTCCAGACGGGGAGTACACCTCTGAGGTCGAAGACATCCCTATGCTCATCAAGGTCGAGACTCACAACCATCCAACCGCCGTCTCCCCCTTCCCCGGAGCAGCTACTGGTTCCGGCGGCGAAATTCGAGACGAAGGTGCCGTTGGTCGAGGATCAAAGCCCAAGGCAGGGCTATCTGGCTTCGCAGTTTCGGACTTGCGCATTCCAGGTTTTATTCAGCCATGGGAAGCTGATTTCGGGTACCCCTCTCACATTGCCACCTCGCTCGACATCATGATTGAGGCTCCGCTTGGCGCGAGTGCATTCAACAACGAGTTCGGTCGTCCCGCTCTCGGGGGATATTTCAGAACCTTCTCGCAACGGGTCAGTGGTCAAGACTGGGGATACCACAAACCCATCATGATCGCTGGCGGGTACGGGAACGTTCGCCCTAAATTCGCTCTCAAGACCGGTGTTCTCCCTGGCGCTGCCTTGATCGTCCTGGGTGGTCCGGGGATGCTTATTGGGCTTGGTGGAGGCGCTGCCTCTTCGTTGGCATCAGGTGCCAGTTCTGCCGAACTCGACTTTGCGTCCGTACAACGCGAAAATCCGGAAATGCAACGCCGCTGTCAGCAAGTGATCGATGCCTGTGTCGCGCTTGGGGATGCCAACCCAATCCTTTCGATCCATGATGTTGGGGCCGGAGGTCTCTCTAACGCACTTCCAGAGCTCGTGCATGACTCAGATCTAGGTGCTCGCATTGAGATACGTGACATCTTGGTTGCTGATGGATCAATGTCGCCCATGGAGATTTGGTGCAACGAATCTCAGGAACGCTATGTTCTCGGAGTCAAGCAGGAAGACTTACCACAATTTAAGCAAATAGCTTTGCGAGAACGTTGTCCATACTCGGTTGTAGGAATCGCCACCGAAGAGCAAAGACTCATTGTATCGGATCGCATACATGGGGATACCAGCATTATTGATCTGTCTATGTCCACTCTATTTGGCAAGCCTCCCAAGATGTCTCGCGCCGACGCGCATCCACCCCAATCTACTTCCAATTTTGATACTTCATTGGCCACCCAcgtttcttcctcttctttgacTTCGCAAATTAGCGATGCCGTTGACCGAGTACTCAGGTTGCCGTCCGTAGGTTCCAAGTCATTCCTCATAACTATTGGCGACCGAACTATCACGGGCCTTGTGACGCGGGACCAGATGGTTGGCCCTTGGCAAACACCCGTTTCCGACGTTTCTGTCACACGCACTTCCTATGGGTTCGACGTGCTTACAGGAGAGGCTATGGCTATGGGAGAGCGCACCCCTGTCGCAATCCTGAATCCTGCCGCTTCTGCGCGGATGGCAATTGCCGAGTCACTTACTAATCTTGCTGCCGCGTCTGTTGAGAGCATCTCAAAAGTCAAGCTGAGTGCTAATTGGATGTGTGCCGCATCCAGAGCCGGCCAGGGTGCTGCACTATATGCTGCCGTTCAGGCTGTTGGTCTCGAGCTGTGCCCTGCCTTGGGCGTCGGCATTCCCGTCGGCAAGGATTCCATGTCAATGTCGATGAAGTGGAAGAAGGATGAAGAAAATATGGATGTGTCGGCGCCCTTGTCGCTCATCGTTACCGCCTTCACTCCAGTTGATAACGTGCGCAATACTTGGACGCCAGCTCTTCGAGGAGATATTCTGGAACCTACCGTGCTTGTTTTTGttgacttggccaatggAAAACAGAGGCTGGGAGGCTCGTCTCTGGCTCAGGTCTACGCTCAAGTCGGGAACGAAACCCCCGATGTCGAAAACGCTGCTATCCTTCGTGGCTTCTTTACGGGGTGCTATGAATTAAAAAGTACATCCCCTAGCATCGTCCTGGCATATCATGACCGTTCAGACGGAGGACTTCTTACCACGCTGGTCGAGATGGCCTTTGCCGGCCGATCCGGGTTTAATGTTTTACTTGAGTCCATTGCACAAAACGAAGAAAGTATTATACCCGCTCTCTTCAATGAAGAACTTGGTGGTTTATTCCAAATCCGAGAGGCAGATGTTCAAAAATTCAAAGCTATACTGGCGAAGCATGAGGTTGGCTCCAACTTGGTTCACGTACTTGGCCTTGTCAATCAGAGCTCGCAGGACATTTCAATTACATACCACTCAAACATCATAATTTCCAGTACTCGTCCCGAACTGCAGCGTAAATGGGCCGAGACATCCTACAAAATGCAACTTCTCCGCGATTATCCTCGCGCCGCGGATGAAGAATACTCGACTATCTCTGATGAAGCTGAAACCGGCCTACGATATGACTTAACATTCCCGGAGCCGCAGCCTTCGCTCACTCCGGCATCCGGCCCTAAAGTTGCTATCCTTCGCGAACAAGGGGTCAATGGTCAAATCGAGATGGCCTGGGCATTCGCTGCCGCTGGATTTACCTCGATCGATGTTCATATGTCAGACATTATTGCGGGTACTGTTGATTTGTCAGGGTTTAGAGGTGTTGCTGCCTGTGGCGGGTTCTCATACGGCGACGTGTTGGGTGCTGGGAACGGATGGGCGAAGTCTATCCTGCTGCATGACGGAGCTCGCAAACAATTCACCGACTTCTTTGCCCGAAAAGACACATTTGCTTTGGCTGTTTGCAACGGGTGCCAGCTTTTCAGTCAACTGAAGACTATTATTCCTGGCGCAGAGAGCTGGCCAAGTTTCAAGCCGAATCAGAGCGAGCGATTCGAGGCCCGTGTCTCTATGCTAGCTATCGAGGATACGCCTCAGACAAGAAATTCAGTGTTTTTGCGACACATGCGTGGCTCGAAACTACCGGTCGCCGTCGCACATGGAGAAGGGCGAGCTACATTCTCAGATGACCCATCGAACTTTGTTGATGCTGGCCTCGCGCCTTTGAGATACGTTGATTCGACTAGCAAGCCTACTCAAAAATATCCAGCAAATCCAAATGGCAGTGTCGCGGCGGTTGCGGGGGTTCAGACACCTGATGGTCGTGTGCTAGCCCTTATGCCTCACCCTGAACGTATCGTCACTCTTGAAAGCAATAGCTGGTATCCGCCTTCGATTGCTGACTGGAAAGTTGGCCCGTGGTATCGTTTGTTCTTGAGCGCTCGCGAATGGTGTCAGTGA
- a CDS encoding cohesin subunit rad21: protein MLSDAILGQEIVPMALRLSGQLLLGVCRIYSRKAKYLLDDCNEALLKIKLAFRPGIVDMTEDQLQVPRNAITLSGDGIDIDLLMPDMNWDLDFVVSQVSGTQNLARPGDITLANVGDITLALDDTGYGFDLGPLDGIGSQDIDFDLGLDLDGDKALSTKDADGDETMSLEAPRDAPAPRSARESLASAFLGRGDDDLERLTQRSRSKTRELTLEPENTTGFDLGMDLDIGGLEGGLDLGIGFDEPAALTPGPIPGETPATPAGPEDTTQLEGEKTPLADRSRASTPLSEPPPTPGAGDVLPGITAKTAEQISKKAEETAKLSGRKKTTAKRVVVDSVAELVDERRGRRDEDLSAIQTEQQFLPNNTTVARLLEIRADPIAHFLPTKTTPNGTFFCAAPPGLPPALAEMFMFPTTNLRRARGATPVATPGAQAERDEEEDIRTPKRARISVPGEEPEVEYGMHREPSERAPSERPSFGPDVTLPISEGLGGLGDDQPFDLGDITLDISMGRQPSMPKSRAQSVAGDDDVRSRYSTPGPGRTFDDAECAIATFDHRTRGAESQTQTSESDIVGEGQVKGVSKNTAKAIALLQDRLQPDEAEEEKVLSFAQVSTKATRRAASAFFFELLLLSTRDCVKVSQESEFSNIEVRAKDRLWEQHVPAPGEVDPGREATPSASSVIEGEMD, encoded by the exons ATGCTTTCAGATGCAATCCTAGGCCAAGAGATCGTGCCCATGGCACTCCGTTTGAGTGGTCAACTATTATTGGGAGTATGTAGGATTTATAGTCGTAAAGCCAAGTATTTGCTCGACGACTGTAACGAAGCATTGTTGAAAATCAAGCTG GCCTTTCGACCCGGGATTGTAGACATGACTGAAGATCAACTACAAGTACCTAGAAACGCCATTACTCTTTCTGGTGACGGTATTGATATTGATCTCCTCATGCCAGATATGAATTG GGACTTGGACTTTGTTGTTTCACAGGTATCTGGGACTCAGAACCTGGCACGACCGGGCGATATCACACTTGCCAACGTCGGCGATATTACACTTGCCCTAGACGACACGGGATACGGATTTGATCTCGGGCCCCTTGATGGGATTGGCTCCCAAGATATCGACTTTGACTTGGGTCTGGATTTAGATGGGGACAAGGCACTCAGCACCAAAGACGCTGATGGCGACGAAACAATGAGCCTTGAAGCTCCCCGAGACGCCCCGGCTCCTCGTTCAGCTCGTGAATCGCTTGCGTCCGCCTTCCTGGGCCGTGGGGACGATGATTTGGAACGTCTCACGCAGCGAAGTCGTAGCAAGACCCGTGAATTGACTCTCGAGCCTGAGAATACCACCGGGTTTGACCTGGGTATGGATCTAGACATTGGAGGGCTGGAAGGAGGGCTCGACCTGGGAATCGGATTTGATGAGCCGGCGGCTCTAACTCCAGGTCCCATTCCCGGGGAGACCCCTGCTACCCCTGCTGGCCCCGAGGATACCACCCAACTTGAAGGAGAAAAGACCCCACTTGCCGATCGATCGCGCGCAT CTACACCTCTATCTGAGCCTCCCCCAACCCCTGGCGCAGGCGATGTACTCCCTGGTATCACCGCAAAGACCGCTGAGCAAATCTCCAAGAAGGCCGAGGAGACTGCAAAGCTCTCTGGCAGGAAAAAGACCACCGCTAAAAGAGTGGTTGTTGATAGCGTCGCGGAACTTGTTGACGAGAGACGGGGTCGACGGGACGAAGACCTCAGTGCGATTCAAACCGAG CAACAATTCCTTCCTAATAATACTACGGTTGCGAGGCTCCTTGAGATTCGTGCCGACCCCATCGCTCATTTCTTGCCAACCAAGACTACGCCCAATGGTACCTTCTTCTGCGCAGCTCCCCCTGGCCTCCCACCCGCTCTCGCCGAGATGTTCATGTTCCCCACTACCAACCTACGCCGAGCTCGTGGTGCTACTCCGGTTGCCACCCCGGGAGCCCAAGCAGAAcgagacgaagaggaagacatCCGCACACCAAAGCGTGCACGCATATCCGTACCGGGGGAAGAGCCCGAAGTCGAATACGGTATGCACCGTGAGCCGAGTGAACGTGCACCGAGCGAACGGCCATCTTTTGGACCAGATGTCACACTTCCGATCAGTGAGGGCCTTGGTGGGCTGGGTGACGACCAGCCATTTGATCTTGGCGACATCACGCTGGACATAAGCATGGGCAGACAACCCTCTATGCCCAAGTCTCGAGCCCAGTCTGTGGCAGGTGACGATGACGTTCGATCTCGGTACTCTACTCCTGGACCCGGGCGAACTTTTGACGATGCCGAGTGTGCGATTGCTACATTTGACCATCGTACCAGGGGTGCCGAAAGCCAAACTCAGACGAGTGAGAGCGATATTGTGGGAGAGGGCCAGGTTAAAGGCGTGAGCAAGAATACTGCCAAGGCGATTGCACTTCTTCAGGATCGGCTGCAACCTGACGAGGCTGAGGAAGAAAAGGTCCTCAGCTTTGCGCAGGTGTCTACCAAG GCTACCCGTCGAGCTGCATCCGCATTTTTCTTCGAGTTGTTGCTCTTGAGTACCCGTGACTGCGTGAAGGTGTCACAAGAGTCCGAGTTTAGCAATATCGAAGTACGTGCGAAGGATCGCTTGTGGGAACAACATGTGCCAGCTCCCGGTGAGGTGGACCCAGGGCGTGAAGCGACTCCTAGTGCCTCTTCTGTGATTGAAGGAGAAATGGATTGA